The DNA window CAGAAATGTGCAACCTCCCCCCAGGCCCCTACCCTCCCTCTTACCTCACAACCCTGAATGCCAATACCCACAAACAGCCCATAGACGTCACTCCATCACCATATTCGCAGGTTGACTCTGCAGCCAGGTCACAACAGACCAGGCCTAGACCTCTTAAACGGCCTGTTTCAAACACTCAGCCCTTCTGCCCCCGGATGGATGCATTCATGTAGAGTTGCAGACCCTAGCCTCTGCCAGGAGACCTGGCTCCCTCCTCAGTTCTCTGAGCTCAGCTCCCCTTTTCGGATGGGCAGACCCTCCAAGCTCAGCCCTTATCTCTCCACTCCTTCAGTGGTGCTGATCGGCGAGTCAGGCGTGGGGAAGACCAATCTGCTATCCCGATTCACTCGCAATGAGTTCAGCCACGACAGCCGTACCACCATCGGGGTTGAGTTCTCCACCCGCACTGTCATGCTGGGCACCGCCGCTGTCAAGGCTCAGATCTGGGACACGGCTGGCCTGGAGCGGTACCGAGCCATCACCTCGGcgtgagctggggctgggggtctcCTGGGGCGCGGGGGTGCTGGGGAAGTCAGGGCATACCTCTGGaggagaggtggaggaggaggaggaggcaaggaCACTCAGCAGTAAGTTCCCTGAATGGGACCACGGGCCACTGCGGCCCGAGTCAGGAGACGTGAGTACTGTGAGCTACGAACAGTCTGAGACAGGCTGCAGTGATGCTGACTGCTGGAACTAAACACAAGGGCCATCGCCACCACTTACTTAAGTCTTTGCTATGTGCCCAGGAAGGTACAAGGCACTTTACATTGGGCATTTTATGGAATCCTCAAAGTACCACAGGAGTAAGGTGCTATCATTAATTCCTCTTTAAATACGAGAAGTTTGAGTCTCAAGCAGGTGAAATCAGGGTGCTGCTGGGACAGGGGCAGGTTCCACGATCAAGAGCAGCCCCTCACTTCTGCACAGTGCTTTGCACTTGGCAGCCTTCACTGTCTAACCACAAGGTGAAGGGCTGGACCCCTCAGCTGCATTTTACAAAGACTCAGAGGACACAGAGGAACGTAGGTCTCCTGACACCAGACACAGAGTTATCTCCCAGGCAGTGTTAGGCCaaaggtggtgtgtgtgtgtgtgtgtgtgtgtgtgtgtgtgtgtgtgtgtgtgtagtgggggACAGCACAGGAGTCAGGGGCTTGGTTTATACATACGCATTACTCTTGGACTGGTCACctgactcttttttaaaaacgtttattttatttatttatttttggctgtgttgggtcttcgttgctgcacgcgggctttctctagttgcagtgagcgggggctactcttcattgcggtgcactggcttctggttgtggtggcttctcttgttgtggagcacaggttctaggcacgagggcttcagtatttgcggctcacgggctctagagcgcaggctcagtagttgtggcacatgggcttagttgctccacggcatgtgggatcttcccggaccagggctcaaacccgtgtcccctgcattggcaggaggattcttaaccactgcgccaccagggaagtcctggtcacCTGACTCTTATGAGCCTCAGTTGACTCTTCaataaaatgggagtaattaGATACCACCAATCCGAAGAAGCTCCGTCTAACTCCAAGAGTGAGACTGGATGCTTGCAAGGGTGCCTCAGATGATAGGGGAGATTTAGCTAGTCCTAGAAAGATGGCCATGAGAGAGAAGGCACTGTGGGTCAAGATCTTAGAGGTGGGACATCTAGGAGGCTGTCTTGACCAGAGCCCTGGTATACATTGGTGAATAGCAGGGgctcaaatcagaaaaaaaaagacctggagaAGCAGAAGGgctaggaaggaggagggagccaCTGGTTTTGGAGAAGGGAGGTGAGTCTTCGGAGGCTCCAAGACCAGTATCTCTGGAGGGCGCTCAGCTTCAGACATGGGAGCTTTGGGCTGCCCTGTGTGGTTTGGGTCTTTGGACTCTAGTTTTCATATTCCCCATCTCTGGTACTCATCTCTGTCTTTTGGCTTGAGGGCTCTGCTCTGAGGCTGGGCCTGATGGCCCTGACCTTGCCTCTGTCCACCCCACTACCCCCCACCCAGGTACTATCGTGGTGCGGTGGGGGCCCTACTGGTGTTTGACCTAACCAAGCACCAGACCTATGCCGTGGTGGAGCGCTGGCTGAAGGAGCTCTACGACCACGCCGAGGCCACAATCATCGTCATGCTCGTTGGTAACAAGAGTGACCTCAGCCAGGCCCGAGAGGTGCCTACTGACGAGGCCCGCATGTTCGCTGGTGAGAGCCCACCATGACCCAGCCTgacccctccagccctgccaaTGCAATCCCAgatcccacctccccagcccctgctcccacctccccagcccctgctcccaccGTAGGGCTCCGGCCTACGGACACGTAGGACGTCCTCCACAGGATCCCCTACCTCTATCCCATCTTCCTCAGAATCTCCTAGACCCTCCCCTCTGTGACCCTGTGTCCCTCTTTATGTCCCACCACTTGCCCTGAGATTGTCTTTATGGGCAATTATTCATAGTTGGTTTTAGGACAGCCCACCCTGCGATGCTCAGAGATCTTAAGTGTAGCAGGTGGGCTCCCCTTGACCACCTGCAGTCACACTTTCCCCAGGCTTTCTGGGGTTTAGAGGCAGCAAGATACAGTGGTTAAGGGTGTAGGCTGTGGAGTCCCATGGCCCAGCTTCACATCTCTTGGCCAATGACTAGCTGTGGGACACCAAGCAAGttctttattcattctctctgtttctgggcttcagtttcctcttctataagaAAAGGATAGTATTCAAACCTACCTCACaggttgttttaagttttatatgAGCTACACATGCCAAGGGTTTAGTGCATAGCAAATGTACATGGTAAACatgaagtaaatattattattatcacgtTGGCCCTCCACAGCTAATGGTGTGCTTCCTTTCCTGTCAGAAAACAATGGGCTGCTATTCTTGGAGACCTCGGCCCTGGATTCCACCAACGTTGAGCTGgcctttgagactgtcctcaaagGTAGAGCCCCTGCCATTCGGCAGGCACCCCATCCCATCCGTGAGCCTTCTGTGGACAGTGTGAGGAACGCAGACACCCAGCCCTCGCCCGCCCCAGCTGATTCCTCAGCCCCTCTGTGGGCCCCCAGCCTCCTCAGAGCCTCCCTAgtatgccccccaccccctcagctgGAGCTTAGGGAAAGAAGCAGAAGGCCACACTTACCAGGGAGCTGAGTCTTAGCCCTTCTCCACCCACGTAAGTAGAAGGGACCCAGGTGCCCAAACTCCTCTTCCTTCTAGCAAAACCCACGGTGTTCAGAAAGGGGCACGTAGAGTGTGTATGCGGAGGGCGGGCTCTAAATCTTCATCTGACCTGACCACTGCCCTCTGCCCTCACAGAGATCTTCGCCAAGGTGTCCAAGCAGAGGCAGAACAGCACCCGGACCAATGCCCTCACCCTGGGCAGTGAGCCGGGCCCTGGTGAGAAGAGGGCCTGTTGCATCAGCCTCTGACCTGCCCCCGCTGGCGCTCTGGTgtcccccattcccaccccagaTCCAGGAGCTTTCCCTGCCCTGTGGTTCCAGATGTCAGAGTGGCCGGTCCTTGTTCACAGCCCCGCAGAGCTCTAAGGTCTTCATGcgccgcccctcctccccacataTCTCTATTATCAGTCACCTCCTCACAGAATAGGGCCCCCCAATAAAGCTGTGTTTTGTATCAAGACCTGGCCATCCTGCTGCTTCCTGGTGCCTCCCCTTCATCTCTGGCCcagttccccttcccctccccctccctccatcctccccaccatACACTGCCCCCCAGGGCCAGCTGCCTCTGGAGTCCTGTGGTCCGGGGAC is part of the Balaenoptera musculus isolate JJ_BM4_2016_0621 chromosome 1, mBalMus1.pri.v3, whole genome shotgun sequence genome and encodes:
- the RAB25 gene encoding ras-related protein Rab-25 isoform X2 gives rise to the protein MGNRNEEDYNFVFKVVLIGESGVGKTNLLSRFTRNEFSHDSRTTIGVEFSTRTVMLGTAAVKAQIWDTAGLERYRAITSAYYRGAVGALLVFDLTKHQTYAVVERWLKELYDHAEATIIVMLVGNKSDLSQAREVPTDEARMFAENNGLLFLETSALDSTNVELAFETVLKGRAPAIRQAPHPIREPSVDSVRNADTQPSPAPADSSAPLWAPSLLRASLVCPPPPQLELRERSRRPHLPGS
- the RAB25 gene encoding ras-related protein Rab-25 isoform X5 — protein: MGNRNEEDYNFVFKVVLIGESGVGKTNLLSRFTRNEFSHDSRTTIGVEFSTRTVMLGTAAVKAQIWDTAGLERYRAITSAYYRGAVGALLVFDLTKHQTYAVVERWLKELYDHAEATIIVMLVGNKSDLSQAREVPTDEARMFAEIFAKVSKQRQNSTRTNALTLGSEPGPGEKRACCISL
- the RAB25 gene encoding ras-related protein Rab-25 isoform X1 codes for the protein MGNRNEEDYNFVFKVVLIGESGVGKTNLLSRFTRNEFSHDSRTTIGVEFSTRTVMLGTAAVKAQIWDTAGLERYRAITSAYYRGAVGALLVFDLTKHQTYAVVERWLKELYDHAEATIIVMLVGNKSDLSQAREVPTDEARMFAENNGLLFLETSALDSTNVELAFETVLKGRAPAIRQAPHPIREPSVDSRSSPRCPSRGRTAPGPMPSPWAVSRALVRRGPVASASDLPPLALWCPPFPPQIQELSLPCGSRCQSGRSLFTAPQSSKVFMRRPSSPHISIISHLLTE
- the RAB25 gene encoding ras-related protein Rab-25 isoform X4, yielding MGNRNEEDYNFVFKVVLIGESGVGKTNLLSRFTRNEFSHDSRTTIGVEFSTRTVMLGTAAVKAQIWDTAGLERYRAITSAYYRGAVGALLVFDLTKHQTYAVVERWLKELYDHAEATIIVMLVGNKSDLSQAREVPTDEARMFAENNGLLFLETSALDSTNVELAFETVLKEIFAKVSKQRQNSTRTNALTLGSEPGPGEKRACCISL
- the RAB25 gene encoding ras-related protein Rab-25 isoform X6; protein product: MLVGNKSDLSQAREVPTDEARMFAENNGLLFLETSALDSTNVELAFETVLKGRAPAIRQAPHPIREPSVDSRSSPRCPSRGRTAPGPMPSPWAVSRALVRRGPVASASDLPPLALWCPPFPPQIQELSLPCGSRCQSGRSLFTAPQSSKVFMRRPSSPHISIISHLLTE
- the RAB25 gene encoding ras-related protein Rab-25 isoform X3 → MGNRNEEDYNFVFKVVLIGESGVGKTNLLSRFTRNEFSHDSRTTIGVEFSTRTVMLGTAAVKAQIWDTAGLERYRAITSAYYRGAVGALLVFDLTKHQTYAVVERWLKELYDHAEATIIVMLVGNKSDLSQAREVPTDEARMFAENNGLLFLETSALDSTNVELAFETVLKGRAPAIRQAPHPIREPSVDSVRNADTQPSPAPADSSAPLDLRQGVQAEAEQHPDQCPHPGQ